From the Montipora capricornis isolate CH-2021 chromosome 2, ASM3666992v2, whole genome shotgun sequence genome, one window contains:
- the LOC138028343 gene encoding short transient receptor potential channel 6-like: MFHEFLEAVSEDVEEGGDKNKVKEFLSQHKSEKASVVNGCQEKQKEIRTQLVKALDNKEFDEVLKLIVEDNGENAKTLQTLNDNAKAIAQRERKRTACLCQCGQGCRDCSKEEIDSFLSKCCNKIKNTCNCSCCCQGEQQHRENLSCCNCMQPRSCECGKTIKRLCDWLCFRQDEQQTMENFDEEEREWIRILSDPLYISLKWFWRIYTKPSGSASTSLKDEGKRRENEEQDVIVAALRDSHLLQMIASNNLRHNKKEYQGRADEIEEFAIAVVEGSTHEQLRDIMDTQGGGCLKQDKPENFSQSLSVLKIAADLERIKFVASGKCQTILNEVIYFQWRGWQKKNRTPKILWSIVQLLLFTIPGIPLVYMILRLSKECCGVIATYQECRPGIGMGEGQRGCCVSCRCDKYDGCCGVFRLLFEHPYSKFVNHTMFYLVFLGFLIAASFEEEFGTTDTGLVWIDWVILGFVVGLLVQEFLEFWREGCFVYFSKWWNVVDTMIILLFASAYSIWLISFAYYGKQWKPEKISFIIADVFFSSGIAMAFFHLTHIFQVDSVLGPLQLSLYRMLRDIWKFLLLFLLLYISFATGLTKMYSYYVASQIKLEQRNMTHYEKWHPYADHVNTGRDLFWLFLGVFDENKIVVKDPAFHAVSLVGHLFIIVYAVCMVIVALNMLIAMMSKSFEDIKEDSDIWKFSRTRMWLESIDKGNVLPAPVNLIYYGLKIISILFYVTVIKWFIKYFSPCCRCSQKDEEQGKKYSETDEHRLRTMKKLVMKFLEDGYTKEGKDKTRARDHNNKKGKHPVGVELKSQKVADQGQRIGAQINPGFAYNLS; encoded by the exons ATGTTTCACGAATTTCTCGAAGCCGTTTCTGAAGACGTTGAGGAAGGAGGAGACAAGAACAAAGTTAAAGAGTTTCTTTCGCAACACAAATCGGAAAAAGCAAGTGTGGTCAATGGCTGTCAAGAAAAGCAGAAAGAAATTCGAACGCAGCTTGTGAAAGCCCTCGACAACAAAGAATTTGACGAAGTATTGAAGTTAATAGTCGAAGATAATGGAGAGAACGCCAAGACACTTCAAACTCTAAACGATAATGCAAAAGCCATTGCTCAACGCGAACGAAAGAGGACAGCTTGTCTTTGCCAGTGTgggcagggttgtcgtgattgTTCCAAGGAAGAGATCGACTCTTTTCTTTCCAAATGTTGTAACAAGATCAAAAACACTTGCAATTGCTCGTGTTGCTGCCAAGGTGAGCAGCAACATAGGGAAAACCTCAGCTGTTGCAATTGCATGCAGCCGCGTTCTTGTGAATGTGGTAAGACGATAAAAAGGCTTTGCGATTGGCTGTGCTTCCGCCAAGATGAGCAGCAAACGATGGAAAACTTTGACGAAGAGGAAAGAGAGTGGATCAGAATACTCTCCGATCCGCTGTACATCAGCTTGAAGTGGTTCTGGAGGATCTACACGAAGCCGAGTGGAAGTGCGTCCACTTCCTTGAAAGATGAAGGGAAgagaagagaaaatgaagagCAAGACGTGATTGTTGCCGCTTTACGAGATTCGCATCTTCTTCAAATGATCGCTAGTAACAATCTTCGTCACAACAAAAAAGAATACCAAGGGCGAGCAGATGAAATTGAGGAATTTGCCATAGCTGTTGTCGAAGGAAGCACACACGAACAACTTCGTGACATAATGGATACGCAAGGAGGAGGGTGTTTAAAGCAAGACAAACCTGAGAACTTCAGCCAAAGTTTAAGCGTCCTTAAGATTGCCGCTGACTTGGAAAGGATAAAG tttgtggCGAGTGGCAAATGCCAGACTATCCTCAATGAGGTCATTTACTTCCAGTGGCGAGGTTGGCAGAAGAAGAACCGAACACCAAAAATTCTATGGTCTATCGTCCAGCTGCTGCTTTTCACCATTCCCGGTATTCCTCTCGTCTATATGATATTGCGATTGTCTAAGGAATGCTGTGGAGTGATTGCGACTTACCAGGAATGCCGACCCGGTATAGGAATGGGAGAAGGACAGAGAGGTTGCTGTGTTTCCTGTCGCTGCGACAAATATGATGGATGCTGTGGTGTTTTTCGACTATTGTTCGAGCATCCCTATTCCAAGTTTGTCAACCACACCATGTTTTACTTGGTTTTTCTCGGCTTCTTGATCGCAGCATCGTTTGAGGAAGAGTTTGGAACAACAGACACAGGACTAGTGTGGATCG ACTGGGTCATCCTTGGATTTGTGGTTGGCCTTCTTGTGCAAGAATTCCTGGAGTTCTGGAGAGAAGGATGTTTCGTTTacttttcaaaatggtggaatgTTGTGGACACGATGATCATACTCCTCTTTGCGTCTGCTTATTCCATATGGCTTATTTCCTTTGCCTACTATGGCAAACAATGGAAACCTGAGAAAATTTCATTCATCATTGCAGATGTCTTCTTCTCAAGCGGCATCGCCATGGCATTCTTTCATTTAACGCATATCTTTCAG GTGGACTCCGTCCTAGGTCCCTTGCAGCTTTCGCTGTACAGAATGCTCAGAGACATTTGGAAATTTCTTCTGTTGTTTCTTCTGCTCTATATATCCTTTGCCACCGGATTGACCAAGATGTATTCCTACTACGTTGCGTCTCAGATCAAACTAGAACAGCGAAACATGACCCATTACGAAAAGTGGCATCCTTACGCCGA CCATGTGAATACGGGACGTGACCTGTTTTGGTTGTTTCTTGGTGTcttcgacgaaaacaaaatagttgTGAAAGATCCTGCTTTTCACGCCGTTTCTTTGGTTGGTCATCTTTTCATCATTGTGTACGCTGTCTGCATGGTGATTGTCGCCCTCAACATGTTAATCGCCATGATGAGCAAATCCTTTGAAGATATCAAG GAAGATTCAGACATTTGGAAGTTCTCCAGAACTCGAATGTGGCTTGAAAGCATTGATAAAGGCAACGTGCTACCAGCGCCTGTGAACCTCATTTACTACGGTCTTAAGATTATATCCATACTTTTTTATGTAACGGTCATAAAATGGTTCATCAAGTACTTTTCCCCATGCTGCCGCTGCTCTCAAAAG GATGAGGAACAGGGAAAGAAATATTCGGAGACGGACGAG CACCGATTGAGGACAATGAAAAAACTGGTGATGAAATTTCTTGAAGATGGCTACACGAAGGAGGGAAAAGACAAGACCAGAGCACGTGACCATAACAACAAAAAGGGAAAGCATCCTGTGGGTGTTGAGCTTAAGTCTCAGAAAGTTGCAGATCAAGGTCAAAGGATCGGTGCACAGATCAACCCAGGGTTTGCCTACAATTTATCTTAA